From the genome of Vicia villosa cultivar HV-30 ecotype Madison, WI linkage group LG2, Vvil1.0, whole genome shotgun sequence, one region includes:
- the LOC131645840 gene encoding beta-hexosaminidase 1-like gives MGWCFCYKPTLLIIAFITFFISQSFAAKISQPHHSLPFIWPLPAKFSFGNETLSVDPALSLTGTGANSPIVKAGFDRFKGIVFSNGYSFGFVRTAKTVYDVNKLNVVVRNNSEELQLGVDESYSLFITKAVGSGKVTIEANTVFGALRGLETFSQLCSFDYSSKKVQIYKAPWSIRDQPRFPFRGLMLDTSRHYLPVNVIKQIIESMSYAKLNVLHWHIVDEQSFPLEVPSYPNLWKGSYSKWERYTVEDAYEIVNFAKLRGINVMAEVDVPGHAKSWGIGYPDVWPSPSCKTPLDVSKEYTFDVLSGIMTDMRKIFPFELFHLGGDEVNTDCWTNTSRVNKWLQDHNMTANDAYEYFVLKAQHMALSKNWTPVNWEETFNTFPTKLHPRTVIHNWLGSGVCPQVVAKGLRCIFSNQGVWYLDHVDVPWDIVYNADPLEGIHEASQQKLVIGGEVCMWGEVADTSDVQQTIWPRAAAAAERLWSPIQYTTGKNGNLTALPRLQYFRCLLNRRGVPAAPVRNFYARTPPTGPGSCFEQ, from the exons ATGGGTTGGTGCTTCTGCTACAAACCTACATTGCTCATCATTGCTTTCATCACATTCttcatttctcaatcatttgcagCAAAAATCTCGCAACCGCACCATTCACTTCCTTTCATTTGGCCTCTCCCTGCTAAATTCTCATTCGGTAATGAAACTCTTTCCGTTGATCCAGCACTTTCCCTCACCGGAACCGGTGCTAACTCGCCAATTGTTAAAGCCGGTTTTGATAGATTCAAAGGGATAGTCTTCAGTAACGGTTACAGCTTCGGTTTTGTTAGAACAGCTAAAACTGTTTACGATGTTAACAAGTTGAATGTCGTTGTTCGTAATAACAGTGAAGAG CTTCAACTTGGAGTTGATGAAAGCTATAGTTTGTTCATTACAAAAGCAGTTGGTTCTGGCAAAGTGACTATAGAG gCAAATACTGTTTTTGGTGCATTGCGTGGATTAGAG ACGTTTAGCCAATTGTGTTCTTTTGATTATTCATCGAAAAAAGTACAAATATACAAGGCACCTTGGTCCATCCGAGACCAACCAAGATTTCCTTTTCGCGGGCTCATGTTAG ATACATCAAGACACTATTTACCGGTTAATGTTATTAAGCAGATAATTGAATCTATGTCATATGCCAAACTT AATGTTTTACATTGGCACATTGTAGACGAACAGTCATTTCCTCTCGAAGTACCTTCATATCCGAACTTGTGGAAAGGTTCGTACTCAAAGTGGGAACGATACACAGTTGAGGATGCATATGAAATTGTCAA CTTCGCGAAATTGAGAG GTATAAATGTGATGGCAGAAGTGGATGTCCCCGGTCATGCAAAGTCGTG GGGTATTGGATATCCAGATGTTTGGCCATCGCCCTCGTGTAAGACCCCACTCGATGTTTCAAAGGAATATACCTTTGATGTACTTTCTGGCATTATGACAG ATATGAGAAAAATATTCCCCTTTGAACTATTTCACTTGGGTGGTGATGAAGTGAATACAG ATTGCTGGACCAATACTTCTCGTGTGAATAAGTG GCTTCAGGATCACAACATGACTGCTAATGATGCTTACGAATATTTTGTACTGAAGGCTCAACACATGGCTCTTTCGAAAAACTGGACTCCTGTGAACTG GGAAGAAACCTTCAATACGTTTCCCACAAAGCTCCATCCACGAACAGTAATTCATAACTG GTTGGGCTCCGGTGTTTGCCCGCAGGTTGTTGCGAAAGGCTTGAGGTGTATTTTCAGTAACCAGGGTGTATGGTATCTTGACCATGTAGATGTACCTTGGGATATTGTCTATAACGCCGATCCACTAGAAGGAATACATGAAGCTTCTCAACAAAAACTTGTGATTGGAGGAGAAGTTTGCATGTGGGGTGAGGTAGCCGATACATCAGATGTTCAGCAAACAATATGGCCTCGAGCTGCAGCAGCTGCAG AGCGTTTGTGGAGTCCGATACAATATACTACAGGCAAAAATGGTAACTTAACTGCATTGCCGCGGCTGCAATACTTCAGATGTCTGCTGAATAGAAGAGGTGTTCCAGCTGCTCCTGTCAGAAATTTTTATGCTAGAACACCTCCTACTGGACCAGGTTCATGCTTTGAGCAATAA